From Magnolia sinica isolate HGM2019 chromosome 13, MsV1, whole genome shotgun sequence, one genomic window encodes:
- the LOC131222754 gene encoding putative transcription factor bHLH041: protein MDSIFLLQGEARASFLRTIGQALGCTYICIWSYIPSANNVLVSIDGWYSVNNDQPSSSSGSLPQSLFSAYRQYLYKIQNGRVPGFAFKQGMPCLQLHESDLLTWASTENQRRFYQEARIKVGADANLCL from the exons ATGGATTCTATCTTCCTACTACAAGGAGAAGCTCGAGCCAGCTTCCTCCGAACCATTGGTCAAGCCCTTGGTTGCACCTATATTTGCATATGGTCCTACATTCCTTCCGCAAACAA CGTTTTGGTatccatagatggatggtatagTGTCAACAACGACCAGCCGAGCTCCTCTTCCGGTAGCCTCCCACAGAGTCTCTTCAGCGCTTATCGGCAATATCTTTACAAAATCCAAAATGG CCGTGTCCCTGGATTTGCTTTCAAGCAAGGAATGCCTTGTCTACAGCTACACGAATCGGATCTTTTGACATGGGCTTCAACTGAAAATCAACGGCGGTTCTATCAG GAAGCAAGGATTAAGGTTGGTGCTGATGCAAATCTCTGTCTGTGA
- the LOC131222752 gene encoding putative transcription factor bHLH041 encodes MQMDQIRNLFTGDFIQQYLSSESGPLDQSQPSLSMPHSLINADYPSSFLDMLSKPYMPDTFNEVSSYQVTEPTPLVIPPHQLAMQSHAQSHSIRLPTPASDDEAMIRAMLSVLSSHSLFSSSYGSQQTQTFQHQISDGTGAFKPYDPALDLMAGTRPNSHGQYRIKLVFAILRSIYSTSREPWMQEIQQKRSQLHHIITERRRREKINEGFQELILLLPRVWKKDRISVLSNTREYLSALKVQLVELKDKNRMLETQVSLAREDREDSDTQIERVVIQAVGASSEPLSAEERQIELRVRVREEDCDMGVLVRRILECLKQMKDISIVSLEAHIQLHHTNRWNRVIFRLKIKVYIEIK; translated from the exons ATGCAAATGGATCAGATAAGAAATTTGTTTACTGGGGATTTCATTCAACAGTATCTATCTAGTGAGTCCGGCCCACTAGATCAGAGCCAACCTTCACTATCGATGCCGCACTCCCTTATCAATGCAGATTATCCGTCTTCTTTTCTTGACATGCTGAGCAAACCTTACATGCCGGATACTTTCAACGAGGTATCGTCCTACCAAGTAACCGAACCAACACCCCTTGTGATTCCACCTCATCAACTAGCCATGCAATCTCACGCCCAATCCCACAGTATTCGATTGCCAACTCCAGCAAGCGATGACGAGGCAATGATAAGGGCCATGCTTTCAGTCCTCTCCTCTCATTCGTTATTCTCATCCTCTTATGGGTCACAACAAACTCAAACTTTCCAACATCAGATAAGCGATGGAACAGGTGCTTTCAAGCCTTACGATCCAGCACTTGACCTTATGGCTGGAACTAGGCCTAATTCCCATGGCCAGTACAGAATCAAGCTTGTGTTCGCCATCTTACGAAGCATCTATTCAACAAGCCGGGAGCCATGGATGCAAGAAATCCAACAAAAACGCTCTCAGCTGCACCATATTATAACCGAACGCAGGCGGAGAGAGAAGATTAATGAAGGTTTTCAGGAGCTGATATTGCTGCTTCCTCGTGTATGGAAG AAAGATAGGATATCTGTGCTCTCCAATACTAGGGAATATTTAAGTGCTTTGAAAGTTCAACTTGTGGAGCTGAAAGACAAAAACCGAATGTTAGAGACCCAAGTTTCTCTGGCAAGAGAAGACCGTGAAGACTCTGACACCCAGATAGAGCGAGTAGTAATACAAGCTGTTGGAGCATCCTCCGAACCATTATCCGCTGAAGAGCGACAAATCGAGTTGCGAGTGAGAGTCAGGGAAGAAGACTGTGATATGGGGGTTTTGGTGCGCCGCATACTTGAATGTCTGAAACAAATGAAGGATATAAGTATAGTATCATTGGAAGCACACATCCAGTTGCACCATACGAACCGGTGGAATCGTGTTATCTTCCGATTGAAAATCAAGGTATATATTGAAATTAAGTAA